A genomic stretch from Arachis stenosperma cultivar V10309 chromosome 3, arast.V10309.gnm1.PFL2, whole genome shotgun sequence includes:
- the LOC130967799 gene encoding protein ECERIFERUM 26-like: protein MGFAQEESLVYDLRLSSVGPGRVSGTDVFHNPAGLDLAMKLHYLRMIYFFDSEVAQSLSIMHIKERMFPWFNHYFITCGRFRRSETGRPFIKCNDCGARFIEAKCDKTLDEWLEMKDWGSYKLLASQQVIGPELFFSPPILLQVTHFRCGGISLGLSWAHILGDPFAASEFINNWGRCMNYLDLTKPINIPRPIPRPTGTGPQMDPVCAKPVDPVGDHWIPPNNCKMVTFSFQVTGSQMNYLQAQIWGPSADQTPPFESLCAVIWHCVAQVRPGFEPNTVTICKPDPSHGNDIIGNNQVISKVEAGSEFSMTDTNFRVLASMLAEQGIDERNLIEEAMEKDQGVADFYVYGANLTFVDLEEANVYELELKGKKPRFVYTTLQGVGDEGVVLVMPWPKGANKNGSDGKFVTMILPEDQIVKIKPELKNNGLLLEGDF from the exons ATGGGTTTTGCACAAGAAGAGAGTTTAGTGTATGACCTGAGACTATCTTCAGTCGGGCCAGGCCGAGTGAGTGGAACAGACGTGTTCCACAACCCGGCCGGCCTAGACTTGGCCATGAAACTTCACTATCTTAGAATGATTTATTTCTTTGATAGTGAGGTGGCACAAAGCCTAAGCATCATGCACATAAAGGAACGAATGTTTCCTTGGTTCAACCACTACTTCATAACGTGCGGCCGGTTTCGGCGATCGGAAACCGGCCGGCCGTTCATCAAGTGCAATGATTGTGGAGCAAGATTCATTGAGGCAAAGTGTGACAAAACCTTGGATGAGTGGCTTGAAATGAAGGATTGGGGTTCATACAAGTTGTTGGCCTCTCAACAAGTCATTGGCCCTGAATTGTTCTTTTCTCCTCCCATTTTGTTGCAG GTAACTCATTTTAGGTGTGGTGGAATTTCCTTGGGCCTTAGCTGGGCCCATATACTTGGTGACCCATTTGCAGCTTCTGAGTTCATCAACAACTGGGGACGATGCATGAACTATTTGGACCTAACCAAGCCCATTAACATCCCAAGACCAATCCCAAGGCCCACCGGAACTGGACCTCAAATGGACCCGGTCTGTGCAAAGCCGGTCGACCCGGTCGGCGACCACTGGATCCCACCGAACAACTGCAAAATGGTCACATTCTCCTTCCAAGTAACTGGCTCCCAAATGAACTACTTACAAGCCCAAATTTGGGGCCCAAGTGCTGACCAAACCCCTCCTTTTGAATCCCTTTGTGCTGTGATTTGGCACTGTGTGGCCCAAGTTCGGCCCGGATTCGAGCCCAACACCGTGACCATTTGCAAACCCGACCCGAGTCATGGCAATGATATAATAGGCAATAATCAAGTCATAAGCAAGGTTGAAGCTGGAAGTGAATTTTCAATGACTGACACTAATTTTAGGGTTTTGGCAAGCATGCTTGCGGAACAAGGAATCGACGAAAGGAATCTAATTGAAGAAGCAATGGAAAAAGATCAAGGGGTGGCTGATTTCTATGTATATGGTGCAAATTTGACTTTTGTTGACTTAGAAGAAGCCAATGTGTATGAGTTGGAATTGAAGGGAAAAAAACCAAGGTTTGTTTACACAACACTTCAAGGTGTTGGAGATGAAGGAGTTGTTTTGGTTATGCCATGGCCTAAAGGTGCTAACAAGAATGGCTCTGATGGGAAATTTGTGACCATGATTTTGCCTGAGGATCAAATTGTGAAGATTAAACCTGAGCTCAAGAATAATGGTCTTCTGCTTGAGGGTGATTTTTAG